In Streptomyces sp. NBC_00683, the DNA window ACGCGCAACTGCCTTTCGGCCAGCACCAGATCGCCCCACGCCGCCTGCGGCTCGATCCGGCGGCCCAGCTCGTCCATGCCCATCCGGGCCTCGGTCAGACCCGCCTGCCAGGCCAGGCCGGTCGCGTCCAGCTCGTCCTCGCCGGGCAGGTCCCGGGCCACGGCCGCGCCGGCCGAGCGGACCAGATGCGGAGGCAGTGAGAACTGGGCCACGAGGTCGCGCAGATCACCCTCCGACACGTCCGGTACGTCGGCGAACGCATCGGCCCACACCCCGAGTTGCTCGTCCGCGTCGAGCGGCGGAACGGTGACGCGCTCACCGCGGGGGCGGGCGGTCTGCCGAGGATCGGGGCTCGACACGACCAGCGGCACAGCGGCGCTCTCGACGAACGCGTCGGTGGCGGCGGCCTGTTCACGGTCCATGTCGCCGATCTCCACCAGCAGCGCCGCGGGCAGCAGAATCGCCTCACGCTGCCACAGGCGGGCCAGCAGGTCGCGTTGGGCCGGAGCGGCGGGAAGGTCGGCGGCCGACATCTCGTAGAGGCCGAGTCCCGAGCGGCGGGCCGCGACCGCGGCGATGTCCGCGCGGGTACGGAGATCTCCCCCGACCAGCTCGACCCGGAGCGGCGCACCGCGCCCGGCCCCTGCCCAGCCTGCCGCGACCCGGCTCGCCGCGAGGTCGTAGGAGGCGGGCAGCGAGTCCGGCACGGCGGTCCGGCGCAGCAGCCCGTGGAGCCGTGCGTCCAAGTAGGGCGATCCGACCAGGAAGTGCAGGATCCGCTCGTCGAGCCGGAGCCGGGACGTCGTCAGCCTCGTCTCGTCGTCGAGCTCGACGATGCGCCAGCGCCGCAGCGGGGCGACGGGGGTGAGGGCGCTCCAGTGCGGATCGCCGAGGGCGGCGAGGGCGAGCGAGAAGGTGGGGTGGGCGCGCTCCGGGTCCCCGCAGGCCGCGGCGCAGCGGGCGGCCGTGGTGGGTTCGAGTTCGGCTGCCGCCGCCAGCAGGACGATCTCGCGCTCGAAGGGGCTGAGGCCGAAGCAGGCGGCAAGCGCGTCGAGGGCGGCGGGGCCTGGTGGTGCGGCCAGGACGGCGCCCGCCGCGGGGGTGGTGCCGGATCCGGGTTCGGGTTCGTTCCGTGCGGGCCGCCCGCCTCCTGCAGCATCGGCTGCCCCGGCCGCATCCGCTGCCCCGGCGGTCGCACGCCCGGCGTGGGCGTCGACGCGGGCGAGTACGGCGTGGACGGCCGCCAGAAGCGCACGTCCCTGCGCTGCCGCGTCGCGGCTCTCGCTCCGACCGGCCTCTTCGTACGTACCCATGTCCTCACCCCCCGTGTTCCGCACTTCGGCTCAGCTCTTGTCGTCCGGCGCAGGTGTATCGCTGCCGGCCGCCCTGCGGGGACGAGGCGGAGCGGTACGCCGGGCAGCCGCCTTGGTGGACTTGGCGGGGGCCTTGGTGGAGGCCTTCGCGGGGGCCTTCGTCACCGCTGCGGCCTTCTTCGCCGTTGCCTGCTTCGCCGCCGCGTTCCTGCCCTCGGGCGGACGGGACGTGTCCTCGTCCGCCCCCTCCGCAGCGGCGACGGGAGCCTCGGGCGGCACGGGAGCACCCGGTGCCCCGAACGGCAGCACCCGTACCGTGCGTCGCTCCACCGGCTTCGCCGGGACCGGCTTCTCCCGGCCCTCGATCACCACCAGCGATGCCTGGTAGGCCACCGACAGGGTGTAGGGCGTCTGGTGCAGCATTCCCCAGAGCTTGGACGTCTCGTCGATGTCCATGACCGTCGGCGTGAAGCGCACCTTCTGCAGCGAGTCCGCCAGATCTGTGCCCGCCAAATGCGGTCGATCGGCGGCCAGTTCGATCAGTTCGCGCGGCAGTACCGGAATTTCGTGCAGCGTGCGTATCACGCAACCCAGCAGTCGCTGCCCGACCAGCTCCGTCTCCTCCCCGTACGCGCTGATCACGTAGTGCAGGTCCAGCGGCGCGGCGGCGCGGTTGCGCAGCGTTCCGTCGGCGGCGCGCGTCGGCAGGTCGTTGTTGCGCATCGCCGCGTTCGGCGTCACCTGGTAGAGGAACACCGTGATCGTCGGCTCGCTCGGCGGCTCCGACGGTGGCTTGCGGGTCTCCACCTTGACCGCGATGTCCATCTCGGGCCCCAGGTTGCTCTCGATCAGCAGGGCGAGCGCCTGGGTGACCGTGGCGACGGCGAGTGCGTTGCTCATGTCGTCAGTCCCTCTTCCCGCCGCGCGACAGGTAGTCGGCCAGCGTCAGTACGGGGGCAGGCCTTCCGGCCGGCTGTGCGGGGCGTCCGGCCGGTGATCCGTGCGCTCCGGGTGGCGGCGCCGCACTGACCTCCAAGCGGCCGATCTGCACGTGTACGACGCGCTCGGCCGGCCGCGGGGCGCGCCGCCCCACCGAGGCGAGCGCCGCTCCGCGCGCGGCGGCGGTGTCGGAGTCGCGTGGCGTGGGGAGCGCTGCCGCACGTGGCGGTGCGGCGGCCCGTGCCGGTGCCGCCGCTGTGACGGGCGCCGGCGTCGTGTCGTCCCGCGCGGACTGCTGCCCGCGGCGCTCGGCCCGTGTGCCGTCCGTCCCCCTGGGCCGGGTCTTCGGCGACGGAGCCGCCCGGTGCCGCAGAAGGGGTGCCGGGCCCGCGGCCGCGGGCCGGACCGGCTGCCCCGGCTCAGCGGGCTGCGGGGCCTGTTCGGTACGCACCACGGTGTGCCGCTCGGTGTGCACCTCCCGGGCGGGCCGGACCGGGAGGTCCGGGTTCGTGGCGGCCTGGGGAGCGGAGGGCAGCAGCGCGGCCGGCTCGTCCGGCTCGGGCTGCCCGTACCGCAGTGCCTCGGCCCGCTCGAACGGGCCGGACAGCCGTGGCCGCACCCGCACGCCGGTGTCATCGGTGGCCGCGGCCACCGGTGTGTACCGGGCGAGCAGCCGGTCGAAGTAGTCAGGCATCGGTGCACAGCTCCAGGTAGTAACGGCGCCGGGTGGGACTCAGCGCCAGAATTTCCGGCTCGCTCCACCCGTAGGCGGTGGCGAGCAGATGGACATCGAGGAGCAGGTCCCTTGCCCAGGTGTCCAGTTCGGTCCACAGGTAGAAGGTGATGTCCAGTTCGGCCGGGGTGGCCTCACCGCATTCGGGGCACGCCACGTTCAGCGTCACCTCGGCCGTCGGGTCGGCCTCGGCGGCCTTCTCGGCGATGAGCCGCTCCACCCGTGGGGGCAGCAGAGCGGACAGCTGATCGACGTCGACGCGCTCCCCGCCCCGCAGGGCCCGCACGGTGCAGCCCGTCACGAGCAGCCGGCGGGCCTCGGCGGGGGAGGCTGCCCCGCCGGCCGCCGCGAGGTCGGCGACGGTGGGCAGCCGGAACTCGACCACCCAGTCGTCCTCCGCCACCCGCAGCAGTCGGTCCCCCGCCGCCGGACGCACGCCCAGTGCACCGGCGTCGAGGTCGA includes these proteins:
- a CDS encoding ATP-binding protein codes for the protein MGTYEEAGRSESRDAAAQGRALLAAVHAVLARVDAHAGRATAGAADAAGAADAAGGGRPARNEPEPGSGTTPAAGAVLAAPPGPAALDALAACFGLSPFEREIVLLAAAAELEPTTAARCAAACGDPERAHPTFSLALAALGDPHWSALTPVAPLRRWRIVELDDETRLTTSRLRLDERILHFLVGSPYLDARLHGLLRRTAVPDSLPASYDLAASRVAAGWAGAGRGAPLRVELVGGDLRTRADIAAVAARRSGLGLYEMSAADLPAAPAQRDLLARLWQREAILLPAALLVEIGDMDREQAAATDAFVESAAVPLVVSSPDPRQTARPRGERVTVPPLDADEQLGVWADAFADVPDVSEGDLRDLVAQFSLPPHLVRSAGAAVARDLPGEDELDATGLAWQAGLTEARMGMDELGRRIEPQAAWGDLVLAERQLRVLREITAHVRQRPTVYQEWGFAGTLRRGLGVTALFAGGSGTGKTLAAEVMAKELGLDLFVIDLSQVVSKYIGETEKNLRKVFDAAEQGGALLLFDEADALFGKRSEVKDSHDRYANLEVSYLLMRMEAYRGLAILTTNMKQALDTAFMRRIRFVVDFPFPGESERAEIWRRVLPARAPMKGVDPELLARLTVAGGSIRNIALSGAFLAAEEGDRLQMRHMLEAARTEYLKLDRSLTPSEVHGWV
- a CDS encoding DUF4255 domain-containing protein, with amino-acid sequence MSNALAVATVTQALALLIESNLGPEMDIAVKVETRKPPSEPPSEPTITVFLYQVTPNAAMRNNDLPTRAADGTLRNRAAAPLDLHYVISAYGEETELVGQRLLGCVIRTLHEIPVLPRELIELAADRPHLAGTDLADSLQKVRFTPTVMDIDETSKLWGMLHQTPYTLSVAYQASLVVIEGREKPVPAKPVERRTVRVLPFGAPGAPVPPEAPVAAAEGADEDTSRPPEGRNAAAKQATAKKAAAVTKAPAKASTKAPAKSTKAAARRTAPPRPRRAAGSDTPAPDDKS
- a CDS encoding T4 family baseplate hub assembly chaperone — encoded protein: MIPGTAPVGPAELLAAWETGLALGAAERSLLLHRAARPAAGADELLSVPVGEREADLFALRRSLFGERMQVRVECGACGEAMEFDLDAGALGVRPAAGDRLLRVAEDDWVVEFRLPTVADLAAAGGAASPAEARRLLVTGCTVRALRGGERVDVDQLSALLPPRVERLIAEKAAEADPTAEVTLNVACPECGEATPAELDITFYLWTELDTWARDLLLDVHLLATAYGWSEPEILALSPTRRRYYLELCTDA